Proteins from one Hemibagrus wyckioides isolate EC202008001 linkage group LG16, SWU_Hwy_1.0, whole genome shotgun sequence genomic window:
- the sh2d3ca gene encoding SH2 domain-containing protein 3C isoform X2, with translation MTERCSLWSALSAAACCFYRGSFMQFSKEKYLLESPPEKLRKELEEELKLSSSDLRSHGWYHGHIPQEVSETLVLRSGDFLVRDSLASAGDYVITCRWQQEVVHCRISKVLVKSGQSKVQYLLENETFDSLPTLIRHHAGTGRPVCQRSGTQLLCPVNRTLPLRYLEATFALASGRSGTPSPSAQRGAHIKRRSVTMTDGLTTEKIIPHSPSTVHHKDAMRNCALSMDQIQEMRCPLSPVGEAPLSPAYTAISRHRHGSGGRVLAVIPPSPVMRRSSEPRLSPSSSNNNVPCSDTPPSAHGYPSDGLEGGGSYCELRPGQPPTPPSKSYVERLRVEDGRVPGSAPTDGGESSTLPLVENSSCFRPGQYQSALLPAENKPLEMGVLKRVKELLAEVDPKTAANHITKADCTVARILGVTKEMQRMMGVGSGLELLTLPHGHQLRLDLLERFYTMSIMMAVDLLGCTGSTEERAALLYKTIQLAAELKSTMGNMFGFAAIMRALELPQISRLDQTWMTLRQRHTEGAILYEKKLKPFMKGLNEGKESSVLSSTTFPHVVPVLCLLEKGVAVGEGPEPWDTSEWGVDVVMSHLEAARSIAHHGGLYRTNAESKLHDFQEREEVSEIFCTEFQMRLLWGSRGSEGSQSERYEKFDKVLTALSHKLEPPVRHSEL, from the exons ttctcCAAGGAGAAGTACCTGTTGGAGTCTCCCCCAGAGAAGTTGAGgaaggagctggaggaggaaCTGAAACTCAGCAGCAGCGACCTGAGGAGTCATGGCTGGTACCACGGCCACATCccacaggag GTGTCGGAGACACTGGTTCTGCGCAGCGGGGACTTCCTGGTGCGAGACTCTCTGGCCAGTGCGGGTGATTATGTGATCACGTGTcgctggcagcaggaagtggtGCACTGTCGCATCAGTAAGGTCCTGGTGAAGAGCGGACAGAGCAAGGTCCAGTACCTGCTGGAGAACGAGACATTTGACTCGCTGCCCACTCTGATCCGGCACCACGCTGGAACCGGCCGGCCCGTGTGCCAGCGCTCCGGCACTCAGCTGCTCTGCCCCGTCAACCGCACTCTGCCCCTCAGGTACCTGGAGGCTACCTTCGCCCTGGCCAGCGGGAGATCGGGGACGCCTTCGCCGTCCGCTCAGCGGGGGGCGCACATCAAGAGACGCAGCGTCACCATGACGGACGGTCTGACCACTGAGAAGATCATCCCACACAG tccATCCACAGTTCACCATAAAGACGCTATGAGGAACTGTGCGCTCAGTATGGATCAGATCCAGGAGATGCGCTGTCCTCTGTCCCCTGTAGGAGAAGCTCCTCTCTCACCTGCCTACACCGCCA TTTCCCGTCACAGACATGGCTCGGGTGGGCGTGTCTTGGCTGTCATTCCACCTTCGCCAGTGATGCGTCGCTCCAGCGAGCCCCGCCTTTCGCCTTCCTCCTCCAATAACAATGTTCCGTGCTCAGACACGCCCCCCAGCGCTCACGGCTACCCCTCGGACGGCTTGGAAGGAGGGGGCAGTTACTGCGAGTTGAGGCCGGGCCAGCCCCCGACGCCTCCATCTAAGAGCTACGTGGAGAGGCTGAGGGTGGAGGACGGCCGAGTGCCAGGCTCCGCCCCCACCGACGGAGGAGAGAGCTCCACACTGCCTCTGGTGGAGAACAGTTCATGCTTCAGACCCGGGCAGTACCAATCAGCCCTGCTTCCTGCAGAGAATAAGCCCCTGGAGATGGGGGTCCTGAAGAGGGTGAAGGAACTGCTGGCTGAAGTGGACCCGAAAacagcagccaatcacatcACCAAGGCCGACTGCACG GTTGCTAGGATACTGGGCGTTACCAAGGAGATGCAAAGGATGATGGGAGTGGGTTCGGGGCTGGAGTTGCTGACTCTACCGCATGGCCATCAGCTGAGACTGGACCTGCTCgagag GTTCTACACCATGTCCATCATGATGGCAGTTGACCTGCTGGGCTGTACGGGCAGCACGGAGGAACGAGCCGCTCTGCTCTATAAGACCATCCAACTGGCAGCCGAGCTGAAGAGCACCATGGGAAATATGTTCGGATTCGCCGCCATCATGAGAGCTCTCGAACTCCCACAG ATCTCTCGGCTGGACCAGACGTGGATGACTctgaggcagagacacacagagggagCGATCTTATACGAGAAGAAGCTGAAGCCCTTCATGAAGGGATTAAACGAAGGCAAAG AGAGCTCTGTGCTGTCGAGTACGACTTTCCCACACGTGGTGCCCGTGTTGTGCCTGTTAGAGAAGGGCGTGGCCGTGGGGGAGGGGCCAGAGCCGTGGGATACCTCCGAATGGGGCGTGGACGTGGTCATGAGCCATCTAGAGGCAGCACGTAGCATTGCACACCACGGAGGCCTGTACCGCACCAACGCCGAGAGCAAACTGCACg acttccaggagagagaggaagtgtcGGAGATCTTCTGTACGGAATTCCAGATGAGGCTGCTCTGGGGAAGCCGAGGGTCCGAGGGGAGTCAGAGCGAACGCTACGAGAAGTTCGACAAGGTCCTCACAGCTCTTTCACACAAGCTGGAGCCTCCTGTACGCCACAGCGAGCTATAG